One part of the Terriglobales bacterium genome encodes these proteins:
- a CDS encoding superoxide dismutase family protein, whose protein sequence is MQAELENREEVRMSLWKPVFFISIVLLVLAPAYAKGKAPKPVTVNLQNAQGQSVGTATLSQATNGVKIKLNLRGLPPGEHGIHVHQNAKCEGPDFKSAGGHFNPDGKHHGLQNPDGPHAGDIPNFTVDAKGKSKATVIAPNVTLGDDAHSVFTGGGTALVIHAKADDGKTDPSGNSGDRIACGVITK, encoded by the coding sequence ATGCAAGCTGAACTGGAAAATCGCGAAGAAGTACGGATGTCTCTGTGGAAGCCAGTGTTCTTTATCAGCATAGTGCTGCTCGTACTGGCGCCAGCCTATGCAAAAGGCAAAGCTCCAAAACCGGTAACTGTGAATCTGCAAAATGCCCAAGGTCAGAGCGTTGGCACAGCCACGCTCTCCCAAGCTACTAACGGAGTAAAAATCAAACTTAATTTGCGTGGACTGCCTCCCGGTGAACACGGCATCCACGTCCATCAAAATGCCAAGTGCGAAGGGCCGGATTTCAAATCAGCCGGCGGACACTTCAATCCCGACGGAAAGCATCACGGCTTGCAGAACCCTGATGGGCCGCACGCCGGCGATATTCCTAACTTCACTGTGGACGCCAAGGGCAAGTCGAAGGCTACCGTGATTGCTCCGAATGTGACGCTGGGGGATGACGCTCATTCCGTTTTCACCGGTGGTGGCACGGCGCTCGTGATCCATGCTAAGGCCGATGATGGGAAGACTGATCCTTCAGGAAACTCAGGTGACCGAATCGCCTGCGGCGTGATCACAAAATAG